The window GATGAAGGAAGAATATACAAGAAACTGGGATTACAAAATGTATGTATATGAAGAGATCGATGAATTATTACATTGTCTCTATAGCAACGGCATCTATTTAGCTGTGAATACAAATAAAGAAGAGGATATAGCCAGGAAGGTTGTTGAAAGGTTCTTCCCGTATTGGGGATTTTCATGGGTTGTGGGCAGCAGCGCTTTGATGCCTAAAAAACCAGATCAAA of the Bacillota bacterium genome contains:
- a CDS encoding HAD family hydrolase gives rise to the protein MKFKAVIFDLDGTLVDSIDGIAISMNNVLKRHGFDVHNNETYKALVGHGMKELVKKSIFNKSLNDDLLAQYFMEMKEEYTRNWDYKMYVYEEIDELLHCLYSNGIYLAVNTNKEEDIARKVVERFFPYWGFSWVVGSSALMPKKPDQ